From Vicinamibacteria bacterium, the proteins below share one genomic window:
- a CDS encoding Ppx/GppA phosphatase family protein yields MRIAAIDLGSNSIHMVIVEVTASGGFRVVAGEKEMVRLGAFTLSRGRLPAVAISRGLDVLKKYARLAETQGAEKIIAVATSAIREARNGEDFLDRVGREIGVWPRAITGEAEARLVYLAALHSIHLEGKRALVLDIGGGSVELALGKGSQLEWAASKKLGVLRMAEQFVKSDPLTKKSEERLARHVREAVEPDVERVRGTNVEVAIGTSGTILALGAMAHQMETGRPAETLHHLSVKANTLHALRQRLVAADFKERLRMPGMDELRADVIPAGAVILDTILDLLGIEELVLCEWALREGILIDYIQRHPRSLARAEAYPDVRRRSVIALAERCLYDEPHARHVATLATSLFDQTRDRHGLSDGDRALLEYAALLHDIGHHISYPGHHKHTYYLIKNGDLRGFHPAEIEVVANVARYHRRGEPRRKHAAFAALPRDSRRTVRVLAGFLRVADALDRSHRQVVRRLAVSERAGLLRVRGEAKGDYELEIWGAGRRTQLLEKALGLAVRVDMSAEVRPRRLRAVRP; encoded by the coding sequence GTGCGCATCGCTGCCATCGATCTCGGGAGCAACTCCATCCACATGGTCATCGTGGAAGTGACCGCCTCCGGGGGTTTCCGGGTCGTGGCAGGCGAGAAGGAGATGGTCCGCCTGGGCGCCTTCACCCTCTCCCGTGGGCGGCTCCCCGCCGTCGCCATCAGCCGTGGCCTGGACGTGCTCAAGAAATACGCCCGCCTGGCCGAGACCCAAGGGGCCGAGAAGATCATCGCGGTGGCGACCTCCGCCATCCGCGAAGCCCGCAACGGGGAGGACTTCCTGGACCGCGTCGGACGCGAGATCGGGGTCTGGCCGAGGGCGATAACGGGAGAGGCGGAGGCCCGCCTGGTTTACCTGGCTGCCCTCCACAGCATCCACCTGGAAGGCAAACGGGCACTGGTGTTGGACATCGGTGGGGGAAGCGTTGAGTTGGCCCTGGGTAAGGGTAGCCAGCTCGAATGGGCCGCGTCCAAGAAGTTGGGTGTGCTCCGCATGGCCGAGCAGTTCGTGAAGTCCGATCCCCTGACCAAGAAGAGCGAGGAGCGCCTGGCGCGGCACGTGCGTGAGGCGGTGGAGCCCGACGTGGAGCGGGTGCGTGGGACGAACGTCGAGGTCGCGATCGGCACCTCGGGCACGATCCTGGCCCTGGGGGCAATGGCCCATCAGATGGAGACGGGTCGTCCAGCCGAGACCCTCCATCACCTGAGCGTCAAGGCAAACACCCTGCACGCCCTTCGCCAACGGCTGGTGGCGGCGGATTTCAAAGAGCGCTTGCGGATGCCGGGAATGGACGAGCTGCGCGCGGACGTGATCCCCGCGGGGGCCGTGATTCTGGACACCATCCTGGATCTGCTGGGGATCGAGGAGTTGGTGCTCTGCGAGTGGGCGCTTCGGGAAGGCATCCTGATCGACTACATCCAACGCCACCCGCGGTCGCTCGCCCGTGCCGAGGCATACCCGGATGTGCGGCGCCGAAGCGTGATCGCCCTCGCGGAGCGCTGCCTCTACGACGAGCCCCACGCCCGCCACGTGGCCACCCTTGCCACCAGCCTTTTCGACCAGACCCGTGATCGTCACGGCCTCAGCGACGGCGATCGCGCGCTGCTCGAGTACGCCGCCCTCCTCCACGACATCGGGCACCACATCTCCTATCCGGGCCACCACAAGCACACCTACTACCTCATAAAGAACGGCGACTTGCGCGGCTTCCATCCCGCCGAGATTGAGGTGGTGGCCAACGTGGCTCGTTATCACCGCCGCGGCGAGCCCCGGCGCAAGCACGCCGCTTTCGCCGCCCTGCCCCGTGACTCGCGCCGCACGGTGCGTGTCCTGGCGGGCTTCCTTCGCGTCGCGGACGCTCTCGATCGCAGCCACCGGCAAGTGGTGCGCCGGCTCGCCGTTTCCGAGCGAGCGGGGCTCCTGCGCGTGCGGGGTGAGGCCAAAGGCGACTACGAGCTGGAGATATGGGGTGCGGGACGGCG
- a CDS encoding BtaA family protein, whose product MSQRRMPDLQSGTWLGWRVFEAVSRNSLIYNQCWEDPAVDRQALTLTPADRVLVITSAGCNALDYALLGARVLAVDQNPRQNYLLELKRAGIRALDFESFFALFGQGGCGRARQIYSALRPALSEPARGFWDREVRLFEPARARGQSFYYGGTSGLVALAVQWYVEHVAKVWEIVERILAAATIEHQVGIYRSELRHRLFGAHLLRLLGSSTVLALLGVPAPQRRMVHAGSGGFAGFIHSCLDHVMSVSLLRQNYFYSVYLNGRYTRESCPEYLKEANFARLKAGLVDRIETFTGTVTQCLARQEEPVTAFVLLDHMDWMAPQPRLLEEEWARIFAIAAPGARVIFRSGGPDARFLPASILRRLAFARERAAALHRQDRVGTYGSFHIASFANV is encoded by the coding sequence GTGTCTCAGCGGCGCATGCCCGACCTGCAGAGCGGAACCTGGCTCGGATGGAGGGTATTCGAGGCCGTCTCCCGCAACAGCTTGATCTACAACCAATGCTGGGAAGACCCGGCGGTGGACCGCCAAGCGTTGACCCTGACCCCCGCCGATCGTGTCCTGGTCATCACGAGCGCCGGCTGCAATGCCCTCGACTATGCCCTCCTGGGAGCGCGGGTTCTGGCCGTGGATCAGAACCCTCGCCAGAACTACCTGCTAGAGCTGAAACGAGCGGGGATTCGAGCCCTTGACTTCGAATCGTTCTTTGCCCTCTTCGGGCAGGGCGGCTGCGGCCGCGCCCGCCAGATCTACTCCGCTCTTCGCCCGGCCCTCTCCGAGCCGGCGCGTGGTTTCTGGGACCGCGAGGTACGGCTGTTCGAGCCGGCGCGCGCGCGGGGCCAGAGCTTCTATTACGGTGGTACCTCCGGCTTGGTCGCGCTTGCCGTCCAGTGGTACGTCGAGCACGTGGCCAAGGTCTGGGAAATCGTGGAGCGGATATTGGCCGCGGCAACGATCGAACACCAGGTCGGCATCTACAGGAGTGAGCTGCGCCATCGACTGTTCGGCGCGCACCTGCTCCGCTTGCTGGGAAGCTCGACCGTGCTCGCCCTCCTGGGGGTGCCGGCTCCCCAGCGCCGGATGGTCCACGCCGGCTCCGGCGGCTTTGCCGGATTCATCCACAGCTGCCTCGACCATGTGATGTCGGTCTCGCTGTTGCGCCAGAACTACTTCTATAGCGTGTACCTAAACGGCCGCTACACGCGCGAGAGCTGCCCGGAGTACCTGAAGGAAGCGAACTTCGCGCGGCTCAAGGCCGGTCTCGTGGATCGCATCGAGACGTTCACGGGCACAGTCACCCAATGCCTCGCCCGCCAAGAGGAGCCGGTGACGGCGTTCGTCCTCTTGGATCACATGGACTGGATGGCTCCCCAGCCGCGGCTCCTCGAAGAGGAGTGGGCGCGGATTTTCGCCATTGCTGCTCCCGGGGCGCGGGTCATCTTCCGCAGCGGCGGCCCCGACGCCCGCTTCCTGCCGGCTTCCATACTCCGGCGGCTGGCCTTCGCGCGCGAGCGGGCGGCGGCTTTGCACCGCCAGGACCGGGTGGGCACCTACGGATCGTTCCACATCGCGAGCTTCGCCAATGTCTGA
- a CDS encoding class I SAM-dependent methyltransferase — MSDASTLDRLGLEALDRFYRRQAGIYDWTRPFILFGRREIVAGLAAGPGNRALDVGCGTGWNLGSLARTGAEVVGIECSPAMLQRAGQRVARLGRKFRVSLDPRPYGTRADYRDQADRILFSYSLSMMPPYLEILANARADLRAGGRIGVVDFLDALPPVAQALARSHVALGRERLDELRRLFPNHFLKICGTGLWRYFLFWGEAG, encoded by the coding sequence ATGTCTGACGCGTCCACCTTGGACCGGCTCGGGCTGGAGGCGCTCGATCGCTTCTATCGGCGCCAGGCCGGGATCTACGACTGGACGCGGCCGTTCATCCTGTTCGGACGGCGCGAAATCGTGGCCGGCTTGGCGGCGGGTCCGGGGAACCGCGCCCTCGACGTGGGCTGCGGCACGGGCTGGAACCTGGGCTCCCTGGCTCGCACGGGAGCGGAGGTCGTGGGGATCGAGTGCTCGCCGGCCATGCTCCAACGAGCGGGACAGCGGGTCGCGCGCCTTGGTAGGAAGTTCCGCGTGAGTCTCGACCCACGACCCTACGGCACACGCGCCGACTATCGGGATCAGGCCGACCGCATCCTCTTCTCTTACTCACTGAGCATGATGCCGCCGTACCTGGAGATTCTTGCCAACGCACGCGCTGACCTGCGGGCGGGCGGGCGGATTGGGGTAGTGGACTTCCTGGACGCGTTGCCTCCCGTGGCCCAAGCGCTCGCGCGCAGCCACGTGGCCCTGGGCCGGGAGCGGCTAGACGAACTCCGCCGGCTCTTCCCGAACCATTTCCTCAAGATCTGCGGTACCGGGCTTTGGCGCTACTTCCTTTTCTGGGGTGAGGCCGGCTAG
- a CDS encoding FHA domain-containing protein: MRLLFGDCLLDTETRQLRRAGQPVHLTPKVFELLQALLEQRPRVVAKAELQKRLWPDTHVLEANLPNLVAELRTAVGDRARNPLFVRTVHGFGYAFCGEAGELGPAAFPEADRPFVYRLAWEGGLVALAEGEYLLGRHPNSIVPLDAAGVSRRHARLRISDGQAILEDLGSRNGTFTLGERLASPTRLADGDEFRLGSVAFTFRVSRTSSFPETLDQ; this comes from the coding sequence GTGCGGCTCCTCTTCGGCGATTGCTTGCTGGACACAGAGACGCGGCAGCTCCGGCGGGCGGGCCAGCCGGTCCACCTGACGCCCAAAGTGTTTGAGCTGCTCCAGGCGCTCTTGGAGCAGCGGCCCCGGGTGGTAGCCAAGGCGGAGCTCCAGAAGCGTCTCTGGCCCGATACCCACGTGCTGGAGGCCAATCTCCCCAACTTGGTCGCCGAGCTCCGCACCGCGGTCGGGGACAGGGCGCGAAACCCGCTGTTCGTTCGCACCGTCCATGGGTTTGGCTACGCGTTCTGCGGCGAAGCAGGCGAGCTCGGACCCGCAGCCTTTCCGGAGGCCGACCGTCCCTTTGTCTATCGCCTGGCGTGGGAGGGAGGGTTGGTGGCCCTAGCGGAGGGCGAGTACCTCCTCGGCCGTCACCCTAACTCGATCGTGCCCCTCGACGCGGCGGGTGTCTCCCGCCGCCACGCCCGCCTGCGGATCTCGGATGGGCAGGCGATCCTCGAGGACCTGGGAAGCCGCAACGGGACCTTCACCCTGGGAGAGCGGCTCGCAAGTCCGACGCGCCTAGCGGATGGAGACGAATTCCGTCTAGGCTCAGTGGCCTTCACCTTCCGCGTCTCCCGGACATCGTCCTTCCCTGAGACGCTCGATCAATGA